The genomic segment ttcGAATGACATCCGTGGCGTCAAGTCATCCAACGCGCTCGTCCAACCCCCAATTttggccaatggctctcttgcaggtgtataggacaagagttgcctttcgtCCCCTTTCAAAACGTTGGATTTCCCAGTACTCTTAGAGATATTCTTCAGGGGGCTCTAAGTGCGACAGCGAAGTGGTATAGGCGTAAATCCTTCTAAAacagaagtatttttttttttcaccaggagatacaagttacctacggtggcacctgtctccttggtagGACAGGATGTTTCATTTACTGAAAGCctaaaatacttgggtgttttgctggacaggaaattgaaatcaaactttttggaaagggcaagaaaggcaattcttgtcctatatacctgcaagagagcaatTGGTAAAGATGCGGGGTTTAAATGGCATAAACGgacctataatgatatatggtgttgtgatctgacggcgctttaaaagttcacctactgttcaatattcgGCCagaatggtttgtttgtgcatcacagacgcattgaggacaacaccatttgatgcactgaattcaatGCTACACCTACTGTCTCTGGATGTTGTGGCTgggcaaattgctgcgaccactgttgtgaggctaagggaacgTTCTCTTTGGCCATGCGGTGGCTACAAACAATGTTATATCGTTTATACAATGTCCGAtatcccaggcagtgtggattacacattgccagagacgctttttgataaaaagtactgtaccactattcctgatagaaccgattggaactacgttatccctggtaatagaagctaCATAGACTTCTGGGTCCAaaatagacgaccaggtggacattggggtgtactctgaagaactaggattGGTTATATCGAGAAGGTAACCCGACCATTGtagtatgtatcaagcggaaatccttgCGATTAAAAAAGTggggaatggcttagatataatgtttTTTTGacgacaactggcataaatatcttctcggagcgctaggcagccattaaatctctggagaatgtatttctgaattcaaaaaccgccatTGACTGTTGGCGATCTTTCAACGAACATGggtgaacagtttaaaattcacttgttctgcATACCGGTCCAGAGAGATGTCCTGGGGAATAGTGAATCAGATGAGcttggaactaccttacacattaaAGGGGAACTCTGtggtatgcctttagcgacataTAAGAAGCTAAGTCtttaggatcaggcccgaagggcaacgaatattAAATGGTCACAAGAGACGGGGTTTCGAACATTcccaaattatgtggcctaaactAGACTTGAATAGGttcaccgctttgctgtcgctggcaaGAACAGACATCTGTCATTGTGTcagccatgacaggtcactgtctgatcggaaaacatctTGGCAGTCTGAAGgctgcaagtaacgacttctgcagaagccgTGAGGacttcgaggaagaagagactatagaacatctgctgtgcgtGTGTCTCgcattggcagtcagaaggagttccactttaggtggAAGAAAAAGTGCTTGTCTCCCACGTTGTATGGCTGAtggaaataaaacaacaacttcTGCGGCCGAATTCTACCTGGCTGGTTGATTGTTGTGGGGGAAAAAAGGCAAAAAGGTGTTATGGCCCACGGTGTCTACCTggtgacaaacaaaaaaacgacGGCCGTGGTCGAACTCCCGTCCAGCCGATGTACTGCTGTTGGTGGAGTGTTCGCCGTGTGATCTGCCGGTTCTTACAGGCACCGGTGTACTACAGGTGGTTGTGTAATGGTTGGATTGGAAAAGTCCCAAAGAAACGTCTGCCAGGGCGGATGTTACTTGAGACGATAATTATCTCTATTGTCTATTGCGGAAAATAGGTAAAAACAAGACAATCTTCTGAAGCGAGCATTAGCAAATCTGTGATGTGGCCCCGTACAGTATGGTGACTACCCCAATAAAACAAACGGGTACAGGCACCTGGGTCTACACGAGGGCGTACCGTTAGCATACCCAAGTGTAAATTCCCTATAaaggaatacaaaatttaatcCTCAGCCCCTCGAGAACTTTTTAGCCAATgtgaacagggacaaacttctcacatatcaatgagtgcagtccgattcaagtttaagataaggggtctcctttttatagccgagtccgaatggcgtgcagcagtgcgacacctctttggagagaagttttacatggcatagtacctcgcaaatggtgccagcatttggaggggaaaaccaccgatgaaaattttttctgatggtctcgcaaggattcgaacccaggcgttaagcgtcataggcgaacatgctagcctctgcgctacattcgcaagttgtggggctgtttaaagcgatctggatgtttcaacggtaggaactagaaggcatccttCTACTTCAGTTCCTGTCGTCTGAGTCggatggcaaactgccacttaaaactaACCTAGTCTAAGGTTGCAAGAAAAGATTTCTACAGAAGCTCTGAGGAATAGGAAACAATTGAACATCTGCTGTACTTAAGATTCTTATTTCTTTAAGGATTTGTCTGATTAAGCGTATtttaacattcgcaagttatttggCTATTTGAAATCGTTCTGGCTAGTTCAAATGTAGGCACTAGAAACGCATCTAAATCccctatttaattaaaatatttcagaAGATTAATATCTGCTTTCCTAATAAATGTATTTTAATGATTTGTTTATTCAATACTtcatatttttctataattttttttttcctttctccCTATTCTTCTTTTCAACAGCTTTGCACTTTGTTTGGATATTTGCGATTATCTAGAGGATTTGCTACAATTACAGCGTGCCGTATTCCAAAATCTGGCTATGCATAACATCTCTGCGGATTCTAAAAAAGGCTCCTGTCGCTTGTTGCCACTTGTCACCATTATCGATGAATGTGGCATACTTTATGAGCATTGTGTGACTGTTTTGCAATCATTGCATTATCAAATGCCCACTGAAGATATCTCCGGTTTGGCGGATCGCTTCAGCAGTGTTATATTCCATGAATTGCTGTACTTCTTTGAGTATGTGCGCTCTAATAATTTGACACCGAATTCTGTGGAGATACCAACATTACCGATGGCTGTTCCAATTCAAGTGAATCGAGTCGTAGCAGACTTAAGGCATTTCCCTGAACCAAGTGCGCCCTCGATAATGGATTTTATGTTAAGTTCTTGATGAATatgtataaacaaaataaagttaatgaaaacaaaaaatgctgGACTGAGAAGATAATGGTCTTAGATTTTCGTCAGTCGAACCCAATGATGTACTGAAGGCAATAAAGCTAATTGTATAATATTTTGTCCATTtacgaaaaaagaaaaagaagtaaGTACAGATAAATCAGGAAAATTCGACGTTTTGATACCATAAATATTTGCAATGTGtcaatatgcaaatgcaaacatTATCAGTTGGAACTAATTGTTGAGGATCTCTATATAAAACTCTGAAACGAAATACACTGGGAAGACAAAGGAATAGAAAAACGGAACCTGGCATACACTTTAAGTTTCATGATTTGTGAatttgcacctggaatgtcagaACTCGCAATATAAATACTGACGGCTGTACAAGAAAAGTTTATGATTGGTATTACTAGCTTACAGGAAATATGATGTGTTGACTGGcaagggatagctgtgagcaccgcaCGGGCGTtcagcttagctgtgagcttcCGGGCCAGTCCACAGAttgcgtatagtggaatgctacatacggagtagctacaaCAGCAACTGTAactttgcccttgaacattccactaaggaactggggcaaacttctcatatataagtgagtgctgcccgattcaaatttaaagctcaatgataggctTCTTTtacagccaagtccgaacggtgtgccgcccTAAGCTCCCAACcaacagtgggagaaaatcgaaaaaaactagtaaaaaatatgccgtgtgagatcGGGTAGAGGtatatctttgaaatttggaatggttagagctgaggttagCAAGATCGTTTGCAAAGAACTTAGGCTCAAAAAGACAGATGATAGTTTTTG from the Stomoxys calcitrans chromosome 1, idStoCalc2.1, whole genome shotgun sequence genome contains:
- the LOC106086609 gene encoding huntingtin-interacting protein 1 isoform X2, which produces MKTHEIKGAKAIWNNSKTIDLTFGNRFSMWKFCVLMHKILHDGHSQVLSDGLLFQEQLIKYANYWRAQSSDYAMSECIVRYCQVLNRKISFHNTYPMFKGSFRLNDDSCLDVNSSFALCLDICDYLEDLLQLQRAVFQNLAMHNISADSKKGSCRLLPLVTIIDECGILYEHCVTVLQSLHYQMPTEDISGLADRFSSVIFHELLYFFEYVRSNNLTPNSVEIPTLPMAVPIQVNRVVADLRHFPEPSAPSIMDFMLSS